The Loxodonta africana isolate mLoxAfr1 chromosome 18, mLoxAfr1.hap2, whole genome shotgun sequence genome includes the window CACTCATTACAATTTATGTCAttttacatggtctttttttGGGGACTCAGGTAGCAGCATGAGGCCCCCTGGTGGCCTGAAGTAATTCATGAATTTACTCTTCAAGCATTTAGAAGGGCGAGGGTGTTCAGGTTTGTGACTAGAGACATACAAACCGATCAACCAAcgaaacaaaccaacaaacccattgccctccagttgattccaactcgtggcgaccccatgtgttacacagtagaactgcttcataagattttcttggctgtaatcttttaatcttttgtggacacagattgccaggtctttgttccatggcaccactgggtaggtttaaatcattaacctttaggttagtagtcaagtacaaaccgttggttccacccagggacctgaagaCATACAAAGGTACTAAATATTCATCTAGACCTGGCACTTACAGTAGAGGGAGGGTGAAGTGGTGTGACCTATTTTGAAAGATTTGTAAAATAAAGCTATTTTCTTTTAAGAGATTAGAATAAATGGAAGGTAATACTGGATAAATTACTCACTTTctggtttctctctcttttttttttttttctgttcgtTTAGCAAACACTTATTGAGTACCTAATATAAGACATTATGTTAAGCATCATGGGGAGTGAAAAAGATAATAAGACACATCTCACATGCTAAAAGAGCTTTAGAAGGGTGAGAAGACATTTATGCCAACCTGGTAGGAAATGAAAGGTGGCATCAGAGATTAAATAGAGACCCTTAAGGGAGCTGTTAACTTTCAGATAAAAGCAAGGGCTGCCAGGAAGAGGTAGCATTTGAGCTGGGCTCTAATGAGAAGCAGGATTTGGATATACTGAGATGAAGGTGAAAAGCATGGCATTATGGGGGAGGAAAACAGAAATTTGAACAGATATGGAGGCAGGAAGACCAAGGCCTGACCTGGGAATGGTGGATGGTCCAGCCTGGCTAACTCATCAGGAGTTTGTAGGTTTGGtgtgggagttcctgggtggtgcaaacggtttacactactaaacaaaaggttggaaatttgagTCTATCCAAGgtgttttggaagaaaggcctggcactctaatTCCAGAAAtcttagccactgaaaacccgatgAAGCACGATTCTATTTGGATacacacgggattgccatgattcggaattgactcaacagtgatTGGTAGGTTTGGCGTGAGAGTGAAAGCTTATACATCTCTTTGGATAAGATAGTGGAAAACCTTGAACACTTGGCTAAGAAATTTCTTTGTAACACAAAGAAGCCTTTGAATGTCTTTGAGCAGAAGACAGACATGATCCAAGCACAGACTCCCTCCCACTGAAATGAACACCATCCCATACGCTTCTTGCATTTGGGTGAAAGGAGTGTGGATCTGTATGTGTTTAAGACAATTATGGTCCACCCTACTGTCACCAACAACTGCAGACTACCACTGTCTAACCTTCAACGCTGGGAGACATAAGACTAGAGGGTGCTTCCACTCACCAAAACTGCTGGAGTGCTCCAGCCACATTTCATTAGATTCCCGGATAGAGCATCTTTCAATGGATGTCCTATatcaggcattttttttcctccaagtttTAAGAAAGACTTCATGTCTAGCTATCCTCAGCGATTTAAACTTCATGGACCAGGGATATCTCTGGCTGGAGTTATGGAGTAGAGTAACAGCTGTAGAATAACATGCACAAAAGAATTCAAGCAGGAGCCTAATTTTCACTCCACTAAAACGAGTTAAGTAGTCTGAGAATGTACACATGCCTGGCATATAGTCGGTGCTCAAAACTGTGTTAAGCAAATGGGTAATGACTGAtgtataataaatacataatatagtACACACTTCATAACTCATCATAAATTCCTGGACCCAGGCATTGATTTCCTAATTGTAATGCCATAGAAATCCTTTAGAACATAGTATTCTTCAgaagtcatgaaaaaaaaaaatgatacgacaaaaggaaataaaaatcttcCAGTTAAGCTAGGAAGAAGCAGCATGCCCAACTGAGAGCAATCTCATTGAAATGTTACGAACAAGGTAAGGGAAGATGGGAAATTTGGAACTACAAAAACTAACTATGACAAAACAACCATTTAAGAAGTTTTAGCAGCActgagtatttattattttgaatgAAATATACATTAAACTTTTATATAAAAATCATCAAAAGTGCTATATTGgattattttaatattaatttaacCCCCCATGTCATCTAGTAGCTATACCATTTAACTATATCTTTTACTTTTTACTTCTGACACATTATTACAATCATCTAAAACTGTCCaatgttaaaatataaaaaaatactagTTTATTCTTCAAGGAAAAGTACCACCAGTGATGAGTTACTGAaagcaaaacataaaaacaaatgcCAGAGAATCAGCTTAttgacaaaaaaaggaaaaattatcacAGAGTTTTGTAGAAGGATGCAAAGTCCAAGGCAACTTAGACCTTCAGCAGAACATTTTGATGATACAACTTCTTAAgagcatgggtttttttttttttttttggaggcagGTCTCTGGTGTGCCAAGACCGTCTGATTATTTTCTTGGCTACTTTTCAAGGTTAACCAAACATTGCCTAATAGTGTGCATCTTCCACGGCCCCCTCGCCTCCAAATATTGAATGTCAAGAGAAAGCTAACTTTTCAGTCTTAAAAATAGCCCTTAGGATTAAGTTTGTCATTAAAGTAGATATAAGTCAATCTATAGAAGGGAGAAACCCCTCCAACTCCCAATGTCCCAACCCAtccccattcttctagtccacTCCAATGCCAAGTCCATTCTCTCACATGATGGTTCTGGGCAAACTGACTGAAAAAGTTAGAGCAGGTTTGTCAGCCCACACGTCCCATTTGGTCTCACTCAATCTTAAGCAAACAGGCTTCTCTGATTTACCACGAGAGCCGTCTGACTCTCCCGTCTCTTGGCTTTCTTGCTCTTCTGTCTTACCTTCCAGCATAAGGCGCTGGAAGCTAACAAAAAAAGTCCAAATGACAGAATGACCAGGCCGAAGATGGAGATGATGGAGCCGTGGGAATTGAAGCTGTAAGCCACAGTGGTGACCACTATGCCTGCAATGAGGACCACTACAGCAAAGGGGATGATACAGCGATAGCAGGAGAGCTCGGCACCCCCTGTAGCAGCCATCAGCTGAATCTCACTGACCAGGGGGACCATGGTGATCACCACTTCACCGTTGGAGTTTTTCTCCATTGTCACCGGCTTGGGAGGCTTTGGGGTTCCTGGGATCTCCTTTATGGGCTCTTCAGTCATTTTTTATAGCAGTTTCCTAGCTGGGTTGAGAGACTAGATCTGGAGGGCCTCACCAGGGTGAAAGCTGCGGAGAAGAAGACGGAGATATCAGCTAAATGCATTAGGATGGACACTGCAGAGAGAAGTAAAAGCCAGTTACTGTCgcatcgactccaactcatgacgaccccatgtgtgtcagagtagaactgtgctccataggtttttaatggctggttttttggcgctagatcaccaggcctttcttccaaggtgcctctgagtggactccaactttTCACTTAGCAACAGAGTACTTTAACCCCTTACACCACCCACGGAATCCTAAACCAGCTGCTATGGACTTGACCCTGACTCATCACAATGTTCTTTTCCAGAAGGCATGGATGCATGTGCAAATCAGcttttacttatttcttttcCAATTGGTTGCATTCtgtttgcattgggcaaaaagCAAGATAAAGCCGATAAACATAAAGGAAGATATAAAAACCAGGAAGTACTTTACAGAGTTGAATATACCTTTGTGGTCTGCAAATGTTTTACAAGCTCTTCCGCTTTGTCTAATGCTTCTCCTTCTGCTAAACACACAGAAAA containing:
- the TMEM100 gene encoding transmembrane protein 100, whose amino-acid sequence is MTEEPIKEIPGTPKPPKPVTMEKNSNGEVVITMVPLVSEIQLMAATGGAELSCYRCIIPFAVVVLIAGIVVTTVAYSFNSHGSIISIFGLVILSFGLFLLASSALCWKVRQKSKKAKRRESQTALVVNQRSLFA